A single Chanos chanos chromosome 8, fChaCha1.1, whole genome shotgun sequence DNA region contains:
- the pou3f2a gene encoding POU domain, class 3, transcription factor 2a, protein MATTASNRYNALTSTTSVVHSEPANIHQATAFREAQSLRQSEYTPLEGTGHSLGHVHQWLSAHGERTSWPPSPSEEQDVKPALQGSTEELQQHSPGLQQQQQDQSQPQHPVHQPLSPNEGTQHDAEAWEVTATSHVQRIYNVDDQSLVCSQSAHDSLNEEGIHPHNLIDADEDHHSPHLSDLSPPPSFRHHRGHHENSNENVPTSDDLEYFAKQFKQRRIKLGFTQADVGLALGTLYGNVFSQTTICRFEALQLSFKNMCKLKPLLNKWLEEADSSSESPTSLDKIAAQGRKRKKRTSIEVSVKGALESHFLKCPKPCASEITSLADSLQLEKEVVRVWFCNRRQKEKRISPQCGPVPDKNGRFGDLPTHSDTQTAQ, encoded by the coding sequence ATGGCGACTACAGCGTCAAACCGCTACAATGCTCTCACGTCCACCACATCCGTTGTGCATTCAGAACCAGCAAACATACACCAGGCGACGGCCTTCAGGGAAGCCCAGAGTCTGCGGCAGAGTGAATACACTCCTCTAGAGGGTACTGGACACTCGCTTGGCCATGTGCATCAGTGGTTATCGGCGCACGGAGAGAGGACATCGTGGCCGCCCAGCCCCTCCGAGGAACAGGATGTTAAGCCCGCACTACAAGGTAGCACGGAGGAATTACAACAACACTCTCCTGGtctgcagcagcaacagcaggaCCAGTCGCAACCTCAACACCCTGTCCACCAGCCGCTTTCCCCAAACGAGGGAACACAACACGACGCAGAGGCTTGGGAGGTGACTGCCACATCTCATGTGCAGCGCATATACAATGTAGACGACCAGAGTCTGGTTTGTTCCCAGTCGGCACACGACAGCCTGAATGAGGAGGGAATACACCCTCACAATTTGATTGACGCAGATGAGGACCACCACAGTCCACATCTGAGCGATCTGAGTCCGCCGCCGAGCTTTCGGCATCACCGAGGACACCACGAGAATTCCAACGAGAATGTCCCGACTTCGGATGACTTGGAATACTTTGCCAAGCAATTCAAACAGCGCAGGATCAAGCTGGGATTTACACAGGCGGATGTTGGACTGGCACTGGGCACGCTTTACGGTAACGTGTTCTCCCAGACAACAATCTGCAGGTTTGAAGCACTTCAACTCAGCTTCAAAAACATGTGCAAACTCAAACCTCTTTTGAACAAGTGGCTGGAAGAGGCTGATTCCTCCTCCGAAAGTCCAACCAGCCTCGATAAGATTGCTGCCcaggggaggaagaggaaaaaacggACGTCCATCGAGGTGAGTGTCAAAGGGGCACTGGAGAGTCATTTTCTCAAGTGTCCGAAACCCTGTGCGTCTGAGATAACTTCACTGGCAGACAGCCTTCAACTGGAAAAAGAGGTTGTCCGTGTTTGGTTCTGTAACAGACGACAGAAGGAGAAACGAATCTCACCTCAGTGCGGACCGGTCCCTGATAAAAACGGCAGGTTCGGGGACCTTCCGACGCACAGCGATACTCAGACAGCTCAGTAG